The Salvelinus sp. IW2-2015 linkage group LG6.2, ASM291031v2, whole genome shotgun sequence genome window below encodes:
- the LOC111966006 gene encoding transmembrane protein 216 has translation MFVYKGLLLPYPPASLTLDVGLLLVFLGLESLRIFYGWKGNLTERSLAMSVSVLVLVPCTVLSVYYLMLQTFVLRLEFILNAVLLCFYSLEMLLGIMSISAFSRSKVY, from the exons ATGTTTGTTTACAAAG GATTGTTGTTACCATACCCACCAGCTAGTCTCACGTTGGACGTTGGGCTACTTCTTGTGTTCCTTGGCTTGGAATCCCTCCGAATATTTTACG GTTGGAAGGGGAACTTAACAGAGCGTTCTCTGGCCATGTCAGTGAGTGTGCTGGTCCTGGTGCCATGCACAGTGCTGTCTGTGTACTACCTGATGCTGCAGACATTCGTCCTGCGCCTGGAGTTCATCCTTAATGCTGTGTTACTCTGCTTCTACAGTCTGGAGATGCTGCTGGGAATCATGTCCATATCTGCTTTCTCCAG